The window TTGTTCTCTTCATGGGTGCGGTCACTCAACCTCCAAATTTGTCAATAGTGACTGAATATTTGTCAAGGTACAGTTACCTGGATTTTGAGGGGTTAATGTGTTGAGTGTAGACTTTTAGCCGACAATAACGCTAATACCATGATATCTTTCAAACAGAGGTAGTTTATACAGACTTTTGCATAAAAGTGGAGCAAGGGAGCAATTAGATGAGAGACGTCGCCTGAGTATGGCATATGATGTGGTATGTTTGATTTCCTTTCGTTACATTCCTGTATGGGTGCAAATTAAGTTGATTACCTTCTGATCTTGGTGTTTCTTCGCATCGAATATTCTTTCCAACTCTTTATTGCAGGCTAAAGGAATGAATTATCTTCACAATCGCAATCCGCCTATTGTGCATAGAGATCTGAAATCTCCAAATTTGTTGGTGGACAAAAAGTATACAGTCAAGGTTTGAATCTGAATTAGAAATTGTTGTGTCCAGTGCCTTGATTTTGATTTCCAGTATATACCATTCCTCTTGTGAGATCtgcttatatattatatattaaatcatcGTGGGGACACTGCAGAAAGGCATTAATCTGCTGTAATTTATAATAGCAGCACTCTTAAGCTGTCTTCTTCAAAACATTCTGTCTagcaaaaaattatttttctaactcCTCCGTTTGTCTTGAAATTTCAGGTTTGTGATTTTGGTCTCTCACGATTAAAGGCAAGCACGTTTCTTTCATCAAAGTCAGCAGCTGGAACCGTAAGTTCAGTTTGTTTAAAGCTAAAACAAGCTGAAATTGTTGTGTCCAGTGGAAGTTAAATAATTTAATGACTTTGTTGTATCAGCCTGAGTGGATGGCACCAGAAGTCCTGCGAGATGAGCCATCTAATGAAAAGGCAGATGTGTACAGTTTCGGGGTCATCCTGTGGGAGCTTGCTACATTGCAACAACCATGGGGTAATTTAAACCCGGCTCAGGTACTTTTTAACTCTAATTTATTTTGCATTTGAAAGTTGCTCAATTCTGCATTCCATAACATGTTATATGatcataacaaaaattaaagtaaatgaTCCATAGGTTGTAGCTGCGGTTGGATTCAAGTGTAAACGACTTGAGATCCCGCGGAATCTGAATCCTCAAGTTGCAGCCATAATCGAGGGCTGTTGGACCAAGTACGTTAagattttctttgtcttttttgaatcctttttttttttcctccttgaATGGACTTCATGTTTAAGCATATGTTTGGTTGCCAGTGAGCCATGGAAGCGTCCTTCATTTGCAACAATAATGGACTTGCTAAGACCATTGATCAAATCAGCGATTCCTCCGCCGAACCGCTCGGATTTGTAAAAATCCCACCCAGTCCATTTGAAAGTTGATATGATCATGACATGCACATATACTCTCAGTCTCAGCATTCTTTTGCGGCCCAGGAGGGAGGCACTAGTTAAGATAGCTTTTAAGGTACATTCCTCATGAGCTATCGATCATATCCTACACAGTCGCGGTTCTTGTAGATTTTGCGAACTTTGTCTGctcttttgctctttttttttatgttgcagATTGTTAAAATGTACATGACTATTTTGACAGGGAGGGGAAAAAAATGTAGTAATTGAAACAGTGAGTGGGGGGGGGNNNNNNNNNNNNNNNNNNNNNNNNNNNNNNNNNTTGTTATCTTTTGTAGTAGTAATATGCACTTAAaagttataattatttaattacgTTGTTGTACATTCATACACCGCTAAATTAGTCACTTACTAAGCGAGAGTAAAATAAGAGCAGCTCTGGAATGCTGCTGTCAAAGGATTTTCGCAAAGGCAATATATGATACGTTGGAATTAACATATGTATCCATTGTAACCATGCGATTAGTCTGGCCTTGAACTAAAGTAACCAAcagaaatgaaacagaaaccAAAGAAAGAGTAACTTTTTAGAGACTAGATAAAATAGCAAAGTCGATTTGTAAGTTAAATATGAGAATgactatatttaatttaatcgTAAGGTTcttgaacttaaaaaaaaaacaaacagtagTAATAGAGTCCAAAATATCTCAAGTCGTCGTTAAACACAAGGAAATGAAAATATCTTAAGTGTATATGTGTTGTTTGCCTTCGCGTATAAGTAATTTTGACCTCCATCTATGAGAGAGAACGACATAACCAGGTTCATAATTACAANNNNNNNNNNNNNNNNNNNNNNNNNNNNNNNNNNNNNNNNNNNNNNNNNNNNNNNNNNNNNNNNNNNNNNNNNNNNNNNNNNNNNNNNNNNNNNNNNNNNNNNNNNNNNNNNNNNNNNNNNNNNNNNNNNNNNNNNNNNNNNNNNNNNNNNNNNNNNNNNNNNNNNNNNNNNNNNNNNNNNNNNNNNNNNNNNNNNNNNNNNNNNNNNNNNNNNNNNNNNNNNNNNNNNNNNNNNNNNNNNNNNNNNNNNNNNNNNNNNNNNNNNNNNNNNNNNNNNNNNNNNNNNNNNNNNNNNNNNNNNNNNNNNNNNNNNNNNNNNNNNNNNNNNNNNNNNNNNNNNNNNNNNNNNNNNNNNNNNNNNNNNNNNNNNNNNNNNNNNNNNNNNNNNNNNNNNNNNNNNNNNNNNNNNNNNNNNNNNNNNNNNNNNNNNNNNNNNNNNNNNNNNNNNNNNNNNNNNNNNNNNNNNNNNNNNNNNNNNNNNNNNNNNNNNNNNNNNNNNNNNNNNNNNNNNNNNNNNNNNNNNNNNNNNNNNNNNNNNNNNNNNNNNNNNNNNNNNNNNNNNNtaagaaaaatacatttatttaagttatattaacaacatataaatatttataattacatatatagatataaaacataataatttaattatatgtaatttaaaaatcaaaaataaatattaaaataaaatgtatgtaattttaagcgggttaggcggtcatctaggcgcCTGCTGAGTGCCTAGCGtctagacggcgcctaggcgaccgcctagaccgctttcttgaacactgactATATCGTTTGATAGATTTGGTAAGCAACCAATAGGATGGCGTAAATTAAAATGAtaggactctctctctctaatctaaAACACACAcgaaaaaaattcttaaaaaaaaggaaacgcGAGAAAACGAATCTGTGTGTGTGGGTGTGTGAGTGAGATCGTCGAGAGGGACCAAAGTAGAAAGCTGACCTGGCAAACACGCGATATCACTCCTTTCCTCCTTTCAATAAATATCTAGAAAAATATCCAAATATCACGTGGGTCCCACTTTCGAAACAACTAATAAAAACCTTCTTCAATGTCGGTGTGTTCAGAGTTCACCCCcttaacacaaacaaaccaacgaatcaaagaaagaagatgacgaagaagatgaatccACGGTGGCGGAAAACTGACCCACCCATCATCCCACCGCCTCTCTTTTCCCCTTCCCccctgagatttttttttcaagctaCAGTTTGTCGGTTACTTCCTTCTTCTCCCTAAAAACCTTTATAAACCCTTACAAacctctcttccttttcttaatCCCTCATTAGTATCACACCCACACCCTTACttagtttctctctctctctctctctctctctctctctctcttttttactaAACCGTTAAATTTCGCTTCTTTTATCAACAATGAGCccaaaaaaagatgattttttttccaaaccaactccaatttcAGTACCACCAGGGTCTCTCTACTGCGTCGACGCTGACACCATGggttcttctcctcctcctccactccCTATCCCACTAGACTTATTGCAAGGGAATCAAGTCCCTCCCTTTTTGTCCAAGACCTTTGATTTGGTTGACGACCCGACTCTTGACCCGGTCATCTCTTGGGGACTCACCGGTGCCAGCTTCGTCGTTTGGGATCCTCTCGAGTTCGCCAGAATCATTCTCCCTAGGAACTTCAAACATAACAATTTCTCCAGCTTCGTCAGACAGCTTAACACTTATGTGGGTATCATCACTTCTTATAAATGaccctttatcttcttctaatctctcttctctgctttttgtttttgtagatagTTTACATGGATGCTGctaaatttctgtttttttttcccttttttgttttttcaatttttggttttgtatatgtttctgTAATCTTTTTGATGTGATACTCAAAACACACATGTTTTGTATTAGATTCTCGAAACTGGTTTTTGAATAACTTGTAAAACTATACCtgtaattttgtttctctttttgggATTTGTGAAATCTCTACTCATGTAACACTGAACTTTTGTATCTATCAAATTTTGGCTTGCCTTTGGTTTGGATGTTATATTAACTTGTAACCTTGTTGAGATGATCTGACCGAGATACTACTACTCTTTgtatcattaattaattatggtGGTGTCGTCTTCTACTAATGTagtaatgttttgttatttcctCACAATGTCATCTTCGCTACTGTTTAAGACTGTTTTTTACTCACATGTTCTTCACTCTTAAAGGTAGAATCTTCTAACTTATGATTTACACTGACCTTAAAGATATTTGGATTGCAATCTGCTTCGTGTGATCTTGATGTATTGTTCTCTtactttgttcttgagcttttttttGAGTTGTTCTTGGGGGTTGGAAATGTTTCCAGGGATTTCGAAAGATTCATACTGACAAATGGGAATTCGCTAATGAGGCTTTCCTTAGAGGCAAGAAGCATCTTCTCAAGAACATTCAACGTCGTCGATCACCACAATCTAACCAAACTTGCACTAGTAGTAGCTGCAGCCAAAGCCAAGGGTCACCTACTGAGGTTGGAGGAGAGATCGAGAAGCTGAGGAAAGAGCGGCGTGCATTGATGGAGGAAATGGTTGAGCTTCAGCAGCAAAGCAGAGGCACAGCTCGCCACGTGGACTCTGTGAACCAGAGGCTGAAAGCTGCAGAGCAGCGTCAGAAGCAGTTGCTCTCTTTCTTGGCTAAGTTGTTTCAGAACCCGGGTTTCTTGGAACGCATGAAGAACCTCAAAGGTAGAGAAAAAGGAGCACTCGGATTCGAAAAGGCGAGAAGGAAGTTCATCAAGCCCCAACAGCAGCAGCCTCAGGATTCTCCAACAGCAGGGGAGATGGTGAAGTGTGAAGCTGATGATTGGGAGAGATTGCTAATGTATGACGAAGAGACTGAGAACACTCTACTCTCTGACCAGCAAGGGATGACTTCAAGCGTAGGAGGAGCTGATCCTAAAGGCAAGAACTTGATGAATCtatcagaagaagagatgaCAGAACCAGATTACTTCATGACCTTCCCATCTCCTGAAGGACTTGTCAAACAAGAAGAGACAACATGGAGTATAGGTTTTGATACTACAATACCAAGTTTCAGCAACACCGATGTATGGGGAAACACAGTGGACTATAATGATGTCTCAGAGTTTGGTTCTGTTGCAGAAACAACAAGTGGTGGTGCTTTGCCTGATGTATACTGGGAACAATTTGCTGCAGGAATCACAGAGACTGGATTCAACTGGCCaagtggtgatgatgataatacaCCAATTAATGATCCTTAAGAgcttttcatatatatagtttagacCAGATCGAAACCCGTTTATTATCGGGTGAACTATTAATTCATTATTCATTTTGAATGCACTcttttacatataataataatgagttTGATTGTGCCTTATTCAGAATCCAGGTTTTTTCACATTGTTTTTTATGGATTATACACTTAACTATGTTTTAATCTGAATCTTTGGGTTTTTATCTGGTGGAGTAATCAAATGTTTGCAGGTCTGAAGTGGAACGATGTTTCTTTGAGGATTCTTCTTTCTAAAGCTGTCTGGTTTGAATCTTCACAATCATTCATGTCCCAGGTACAAATGCAaaagctctttctctctctgtgtcttcttcttcttcttttcttttttaactaaaagattcaaaagtgaaaacaaagaCTCATATATCTTAAAGCTTAGAACAGACtagttgaaaaacaaaaaagcttagAAGCAGGCAAGCAGAAAAATGATTGATTACatgaaactctctctctctctctgtgtatCTCTAAATAAACATAAGAGTTTCTACGTGATGTAAGAAAGTAAATACTGTATCAAAATTTCTAATTGTATGCTTGGTGTTTCCTAGTAGCTCAACACTTCTAACCCGGTTGCTTTTGTGCTTTTGTGATCCACAAAGTAAACATACAACTCTTTAAACTGGATGGGTGCAAAGACAAACTCTCCCATCTCAGAAACGCCCAACATTTTCAAACAGGAATGGCGTTTTCTCTCAGTACTATTTAGAGAAAAAGATAGGCGTTGTTTCGACCAATCTTGTCTCTTGGCGTCCTCTAGAACCCACAGAATGAAAGTGTAGCGTTCATCATACGCTCGAGTGACAAGAGCTACTTTCCCATGGTAGTTAAGCAACTTATTAAATCCCCTGCCATCCTCGGGAAGTACGGAAGCAATTTCCAAAGTTTCAGACCTCAAATCAAACCCTACCAAGAGTTCCCGTGATGGTAAAGGGACCGGAAGCAGTGTAATATAAAACGCCATCTATGCAGACAGAGTTAGGTTCTAAGGGACGGTGAGGAGTGGGGCATTGGATCGTTCTCCAATTTTCAGCTCCTCCCAATGTGAGCACTTGATGTCCACGAAACCAAGTAACATTGGTGAACAAGCACAAGACTTTGTATTGGGCATTAACCCGATCATATCCTAAAAAGGATCTGACGATGACATCAGTGGCGTTGAGAGTGGGTAAGGTTATGGATTGACCTGTGGTGGGATTACTTACAACTTGTTCTTGACCATATAAAAAACTGATCAACCCATGGACATAACTAGGCTCCTGGTAACGCAGTTCCTTTGAATGACACACCGTACTTGATAGAAACTCAGCAAGTGGTTTTTCCTCTTCCACCAGAGTTGGTTTGGAGAAAAAGTGGAAGTTTTCTTCACAAGTCTTTGTTCTACCACTGACAGCAAAGAGGAAGCGAGGCTGCTTCTTTGGGGAAGACCGTAACGAGAACCATCTCACGAAATCCTCACCGCGGATGATTCTTTCCCATAACTTTGATACGCAAACGAACCTGCCTATAGATTTGGCAGGCAACCTCAACAGAATCTCGAACACTACGTCCCCTGGAACTGGATTATTCTTCTGCATATCTCCCCAACTCTGCTTTGTTTGTTCTCTGTTCTTCAACTATACCTATGCctctaaccctttatatatatatatgtaaagaaaaaaaaatggaaatacatcttttatttttattttctgcataCATATTTTGCTGCCAcaatacaaattattattttataatttttgatttacTCGTGTTTTCAGACTAAACTTTATTTTAAGTTtcacataataataatgataaatataaataaataaagaggtggGNCAAGAACATTCAACGTCGTCGATCACCACAATCTAACCAAACTTGCACTAGTAGTAGCTGCAGCCAAAGCCAAGGGTCACCTACTGAGGTTGGAGGAGAGATCGAGAAGCTGAGGAAAGAGCGGCGTGCATTGATGGAGGAAATGGTTGAGCTTCAGCAGCAAAGCAGAGGCACAGCTCGCCACGTGGACTCTGTGAACCAGAGGCTGAAAGCTGCAGAGCAGCGTCAGAAGCAGTTGCTCTCTTTCTTGGCTAAGTTGTTTCAGAACCCGGGTTTCTTGGAACGCATGAAGAACCTCAAAGGTAGAGAAAAAGGAGCACTCGGATTCGAAAAGGCGAGAAGGAAGTTCATCAAGCCCCAACAGCAGCAGCCTCAGGATTCTCCAACAGCAGGGGAGATGGTGAAGTGTGAAGCTGATGATTGGGAGAGATTGCTAATGTATGACGAAGAGACTGAGAACACTCTACTCTCTGACCAGCAAGGGATGACTTCAAGCGTAGGAGGAGCTGATCCTAAAGGCAAGAACTTGATGAATCtatcagaagaagagatgaCAGAACCAGATTACTTCATGACCTTCCCATCTCCTGAAGGACTTGTCAAACAAGAAGAGACAACATGGAGTATAGGTTTTGATACTACAATACCAAGTTTCAGCAACACCGATGTATGGGGAAACACAGTGGACTATAATGATGTCTCAGAGTTTGGTTCTGTTGCAGAAACAACAAGTGGTGGTGCTTTGCCTGATGTATACTGGGAACAATTTGCTGCAGGAATCACAGAGACTGGATTCAACTGGCCaagtggtgatgatgataatacaCCAATTAATGATCCTTAAGAgcttttcatatatatagtttagacCAGATCGAAACCCGTTTATTATCGGGTGAACTATTAATTCATTATTCATTTTGAATGCACTcttttacatataataataatgagttTGATTGTGCCTTATTCAGAATCCAGGTTTTTTCACATTGTTTTTTATGGATTATACACTTAACTATGTTTTAATCTGAATCTTTGGGTTTTTATCTGGTGGAGTAATCAAATGTTTGCAGGTCTGAAGTGGAACGATGTTTCTTTGAGGATTCTTCTTTCTAAAGCTGTCTGGTTTGAATCTTCACAATCATTCATGTCCCAGGTACAAATGCAaaagctctttctctctctgtgtcttcttcttcttcttttcttttttaactaaaagattcaaaagtgaaaacaaagaCTCATATATCTTAAAGCTTAGAACAGACtagttgaaaaacaaaaaagcttagAAGCAGGCAAGCAGAAAAATGATTGATTACatgaaactctctctctctctctgtgtatCTCTAAATAAACATAAGAGTTTCTACGTGATGTAAGAAAGTAAATACTGTATCAAAATTTCTAATTGTATGCTTGGTGTTTCCTAGTAGCTCAACACTTCTAACCCGGTTGCTTTTGTGCTTTTGTGATCCACAAAGTAAACATACAACTCTTTAAACTGGATGGGTGCAAAGACAAACTCTCCCATCTCAGAAACGCCCAACATTTTCAAACAGGAATGGCGTTTTCTCTCAGTACTATTTAGAGAAAAAGATAGGCGTTGTTTCGACCAATCTTGTCTCTTGGCGTCCTCTAGAACCCACAGAATGAAAGTGTAGCGTTCATCATACGCTCGAGTGACAAGAGCTACTTTCCCATGGTAGTTAAGCAACTTATTAAATCCCCTGCCATCCTCGGGAAGTACGGAAGCAATTTCCAAAGTTTCAGACCTCAAATCAAACCCTACCAAGAGTTCCCGTGATGGT is drawn from Camelina sativa cultivar DH55 chromosome 8, Cs, whole genome shotgun sequence and contains these coding sequences:
- the LOC104708752 gene encoding heat stress transcription factor A-3-like isoform X1, which codes for MSPKKDDFFSKPTPISVPPGSLYCVDADTMGSSPPPPLPIPLDLLQGNQVPPFLSKTFDLVDDPTLDPVISWGLTGASFVVWDPLEFARIILPRNFKHNNFSSFVRQLNTYGFRKIHTDKWEFANEAFLRGKKHLLKNIQRRRSPQSNQTCTSSSCSQSQGSPTEVGGEIEKLRKERRALMEEMVELQQQSRGTARHVDSVNQRLKAAEQRQKQLLSFLAKLFQNPGFLERMKNLKGREKGALGFEKARRKFIKPQQQQPQDSPTAGEMVKCEADDWERLLMYDEETENTLLSDQQGMTSSVGGADPKGKNLMNLSEEEMTEPDYFMTFPSPEGLVKQEETTWSIGFDTTIPSFSNTDVWGNTVDYNDVSEFGSVAETTSGGALPDVYWEQFAAGITETGFNWPSGDDDNTPINDP
- the LOC104708752 gene encoding heat stress transcription factor A-3-like isoform X2, coding for MSPKKDDFFSKPTPISVPPGSLYCVDADTMGSSPPPPLPIPLDLLQGNQVPPFLSKTFDLVDDPTLDPVISWGLTGASFVVWDPLEFARIILPRNFKHNNFSSFVRQLNTYGFRKIHTDKWEFANEAFLRGKKHLLKNIQRRRSPQSNQTCTSSSCSQSQGSPTEVGGEIEKLRKERRALMEEMVELQQQSRGTARHVDSVNQRLKAAEQRQKQLLSFLAKLFQNPGFLERMKNLKGREKGALGFEKARRKFIKPQQQQPQDSPTAGEMVKCEADDWERLLMYDEETENTLLSDQQGMTSSVGGADPKGKNLMNLSEEEMTEPDYFMTFPSPEGLVKQEETTWSIGFDTTIPSFSNTDVWGNTVDYNDVSEFGSVAETTSGGALPDVYWEQFAAGITETGFNWPSGDDDNTPINDP